In the genome of Pelobacter seleniigenes DSM 18267, one region contains:
- the glgA gene encoding glycogen synthase GlgA, which translates to MKNKFSDTCYPLHVQCGRGAWTGTRLTEHFQRSPRPQRTFFRHLLADYLRPGAAKPFTAAELELWATLNLVLRRVAEVFLERRNGRIGKNRVEVAGQVIEMPELEQVFSHFLQVFPALPVELRETDITALLTRLESGRQSKELLLEVILLFVQARNPALERARNLFASEEQTLQEQTGYRGRLEQLDALIPAVDDGFAGQPQSLLARLLEPLLRATTLPEQLLLLRQLWAEILPEDLLARIATAFDQFEKEGMQFGFPGEPELEVFSPAAFADEEYANFTADTDWMPRTVLLAKSTYVWLAQLSAKYHREVRRLDQIPDAELDELAGQGFSSLWLIGLWKRSKASLKVKQLCGQVQVAASAYAIDEYVVADDLGGNGALENLKERCRRRGIDLACDVVTNHTGIESVWLREHPDWFIQLPYPPYPGYRFSGPDLSEDPEYLLQIEDGYFDHSEAAVVCRYQHRHSGQVRYIYHGNDGTHLPWNDTAQLNYLLPQLREAMIQLIIRVARDFRIIRFDAAMTLAKRHFQRLWYPLPGGGAGVPSRSDHAMSKEDFDRAFPIEFWRELVDRVRREAPDTLLIAEAFWLMEGYFVRTLGMHRVYNSAFMNMLKREENGKYRETLKNILEFDPAILQRFVNFMSNPDEKPAIEQFGDGDKYYCVATLLATMPGLPMFGHGQIEGLKEKYGMEYLTPRWEEQPDQQMVERHGREIFPLLRRRALFSGAGSFQLYDFESVFGVEQDVFAYSNRLEEQSVLILCNNSNKHIAGRIGPAVYMADKDGIPFQRACSVETGRDFVLMSDLASGHQYLQPGWQLAQGGEFQLAPYAHRVLTGFTPLIDHDGRWQQLWQRFGDHGVRNYYLERDALLLQGSAEDLSALFALERPDRCKRAVETLLASACPRYLQKELQGMSRAYLLELMIHIRWPGLEPGPDACAALAGMLERCSPLDEKGLYLLLEGILNHRQLRRLCGAHYYDFVDWFDQAGFEQLLLLVLEAELARLSPLHAQEPILAREQLIRVLRQLQRAGRLAEQAGFRCDHLLQRLDQTRLSGKPIPAKSGGLKILFVASEATPFAKSGGLADVAGSLPRALRQLGHDVLVVIPCYRTTAENHQLVKLPHSVQISMSGQTWRASLKEAVYDGVPFVFIDTPEFFDRDELYGTADGDFADNGLRFGFFCRAVLETARVLDFQPDLIHHHDWQTGLLPVLLKTVYRDQDFFAASKTLLTIHNLGYQGRFPLPLLDQLELPWELGRPDALEYYGSLSFLKGGIVFADLINTVSPTYCQEIQQPQQGHGFDGILRSRSLNLYGIINGLDGRGWDPQIDVALPRHYSAANLAGKVACKKALQQELGLEIAAQTPLVAVISRLDRQKGIDLIEAIWPQLLERDLQFVLLGSGNHQQMEFWRREQGRDSQRVAINLTFNEGLSRRLYAAADLLLVPSLYEPCGLTQMIALKYGALPVVRRTGGLADTVVDLSDNPRQGNGFVFPDSEPGQLLAAIDRGLQLYARRRVWNAVVKRGMQQDFSWENSARQYEEHYRSLVAPSAVE; encoded by the coding sequence ATGAAAAATAAATTCAGCGACACCTGTTATCCGTTGCATGTTCAATGTGGCCGCGGTGCCTGGACCGGCACCCGCCTGACCGAACATTTTCAACGGTCGCCCCGTCCGCAACGCACCTTTTTTCGTCATCTGCTCGCCGATTATCTCCGCCCGGGCGCAGCGAAGCCGTTCACCGCGGCGGAGCTGGAGCTCTGGGCCACTCTGAACCTGGTCCTGCGCCGGGTGGCGGAGGTTTTCCTGGAGCGGCGCAACGGCCGGATCGGCAAGAACCGGGTCGAAGTGGCCGGGCAGGTCATCGAGATGCCCGAACTGGAACAGGTCTTCAGCCATTTTCTGCAGGTTTTTCCGGCCTTGCCCGTGGAACTGCGCGAAACCGATATCACGGCCCTGCTGACCCGACTGGAAAGCGGTCGGCAGAGCAAGGAGCTGTTGCTGGAGGTAATTCTGCTCTTTGTCCAGGCCCGCAACCCGGCCCTGGAACGGGCGCGCAACCTGTTCGCCAGTGAAGAACAGACCTTGCAGGAGCAGACCGGCTACCGGGGCCGGCTGGAACAGCTTGACGCCCTGATCCCCGCCGTCGATGACGGTTTCGCCGGGCAGCCGCAGTCGCTGCTGGCGCGGTTGCTGGAACCGCTGTTGCGGGCGACGACCCTGCCGGAGCAATTGCTGCTGCTGCGCCAACTCTGGGCCGAAATCCTCCCCGAGGACCTGCTGGCGCGCATCGCCACCGCCTTCGATCAGTTCGAAAAAGAGGGGATGCAGTTCGGCTTTCCCGGCGAACCGGAACTTGAGGTGTTCTCCCCGGCCGCCTTTGCCGATGAGGAATACGCCAACTTTACCGCGGATACCGACTGGATGCCGCGGACCGTGCTGCTGGCCAAATCGACATACGTCTGGCTGGCGCAGCTGTCCGCCAAATATCACCGCGAGGTACGCAGGCTCGACCAGATTCCCGATGCGGAACTGGATGAACTGGCTGGGCAGGGCTTCAGCAGCCTGTGGCTGATCGGACTCTGGAAACGGTCCAAAGCCTCCCTCAAGGTCAAACAGCTGTGCGGGCAGGTCCAGGTCGCGGCCTCGGCCTATGCCATCGACGAATACGTGGTGGCGGACGATCTCGGCGGCAACGGGGCTCTGGAAAACCTCAAGGAGCGCTGCCGTCGGCGCGGGATCGACCTGGCCTGCGATGTGGTCACCAACCATACCGGCATCGAATCGGTCTGGCTGCGCGAGCACCCTGACTGGTTTATTCAGCTGCCTTATCCGCCTTACCCCGGCTACCGCTTCAGCGGGCCGGACCTGAGTGAAGATCCGGAGTATCTGCTCCAGATCGAGGACGGCTACTTCGATCACTCAGAAGCGGCGGTGGTGTGTCGCTATCAGCATCGTCACAGCGGCCAGGTGCGCTATATCTACCACGGCAACGACGGTACCCATCTGCCCTGGAACGATACCGCGCAGTTGAATTACCTGCTGCCGCAGCTGCGGGAAGCGATGATCCAGCTGATCATCCGGGTGGCCCGGGATTTCCGCATTATCCGCTTCGATGCCGCCATGACCCTGGCCAAACGCCATTTTCAACGGCTCTGGTATCCGTTGCCGGGCGGCGGGGCCGGTGTCCCCTCGCGCAGCGACCATGCCATGAGCAAAGAGGATTTCGACCGGGCGTTTCCCATCGAGTTCTGGCGTGAACTGGTCGACCGGGTCCGCCGCGAGGCCCCGGACACCCTGCTCATCGCCGAAGCGTTCTGGCTCATGGAAGGTTACTTTGTCCGCACCCTGGGAATGCACCGGGTCTACAACAGCGCCTTCATGAACATGCTCAAACGTGAAGAAAATGGCAAATATCGGGAAACCCTGAAGAATATTCTTGAGTTCGACCCGGCTATTCTACAGCGTTTCGTCAACTTCATGAGCAATCCGGATGAGAAGCCGGCCATTGAACAGTTCGGCGACGGGGACAAATACTATTGTGTCGCCACCCTGCTGGCGACCATGCCCGGCCTGCCCATGTTCGGGCACGGCCAGATCGAAGGGTTGAAGGAAAAGTACGGCATGGAGTACTTGACTCCACGCTGGGAGGAACAGCCCGACCAGCAGATGGTCGAGCGCCATGGCCGCGAAATTTTCCCGCTGCTGCGGCGCCGGGCGCTGTTCAGTGGCGCCGGCAGCTTTCAGCTGTACGATTTCGAATCGGTCTTCGGGGTTGAGCAGGATGTCTTCGCGTACAGCAACCGCCTTGAAGAGCAGAGTGTTTTGATCCTCTGCAACAACTCCAATAAGCACATTGCCGGGCGCATCGGGCCGGCGGTTTACATGGCGGACAAGGACGGGATTCCCTTTCAGCGGGCCTGTTCCGTAGAGACTGGCCGCGACTTCGTGCTCATGTCCGATCTCGCCTCCGGGCACCAGTATCTGCAGCCGGGCTGGCAACTCGCCCAGGGAGGAGAGTTTCAGCTGGCGCCTTATGCCCACCGGGTGCTGACCGGGTTCACCCCCCTCATCGATCACGATGGCCGCTGGCAACAGCTCTGGCAGCGCTTTGGCGATCACGGGGTGCGTAACTATTACCTGGAGCGGGACGCATTGCTTTTGCAAGGCAGTGCCGAGGACCTGAGCGCCCTGTTCGCCCTGGAAAGACCGGACCGTTGCAAGCGCGCGGTCGAGACTCTGCTGGCCAGCGCCTGCCCGCGTTATCTGCAGAAAGAATTGCAGGGGATGTCCCGGGCTTACCTGCTGGAGCTGATGATCCATATCCGCTGGCCCGGGCTGGAACCGGGGCCGGACGCCTGCGCCGCGCTGGCCGGAATGCTGGAGCGCTGTTCCCCCCTTGACGAAAAGGGGCTGTACCTGCTGCTCGAGGGGATCCTCAATCACCGCCAGTTGCGTCGGTTGTGCGGGGCCCATTATTACGACTTTGTCGACTGGTTTGACCAGGCCGGTTTTGAGCAGTTGCTGCTGCTGGTGCTGGAAGCGGAACTGGCCCGGCTCAGCCCCCTCCATGCCCAGGAGCCGATCCTTGCCAGGGAACAGCTGATCAGGGTACTCAGGCAACTACAGCGGGCCGGGCGGCTCGCTGAACAGGCCGGCTTCCGTTGTGATCACCTGCTCCAGCGACTCGATCAGACCCGGCTCAGCGGCAAGCCGATCCCCGCCAAAAGTGGCGGGCTGAAGATTCTTTTTGTTGCCTCCGAGGCGACCCCCTTTGCCAAGTCGGGCGGGCTGGCCGATGTGGCCGGCTCTCTGCCGCGAGCTCTGCGCCAGCTGGGTCACGATGTGCTGGTGGTGATACCCTGCTATCGCACCACGGCGGAGAACCATCAACTGGTCAAGCTTCCCCACAGCGTGCAGATCAGCATGTCCGGGCAGACCTGGCGGGCGAGTCTGAAAGAAGCGGTTTATGACGGGGTCCCCTTTGTCTTTATCGATACCCCGGAATTTTTCGACCGCGACGAACTGTACGGCACCGCGGACGGTGATTTTGCCGACAACGGCCTGCGCTTCGGCTTTTTCTGCCGGGCTGTCCTGGAAACCGCCCGGGTCCTCGATTTCCAACCGGACCTGATCCATCATCACGACTGGCAGACCGGACTGCTGCCGGTTCTGCTGAAGACCGTCTACCGCGACCAGGACTTCTTTGCCGCCAGCAAAACCCTGCTGACCATCCATAATCTCGGCTATCAGGGCCGCTTCCCCCTGCCGCTGCTGGACCAGCTGGAGCTGCCCTGGGAACTGGGCCGCCCGGACGCCCTCGAATATTACGGCAGCCTGTCTTTCCTCAAAGGGGGGATTGTCTTTGCTGACCTGATCAACACCGTCTCGCCGACCTATTGCCAGGAGATCCAGCAACCGCAACAAGGGCATGGCTTTGACGGCATTCTGCGGAGCCGGAGCCTGAACCTCTACGGGATCATCAACGGCCTTGACGGCAGGGGCTGGGACCCGCAGATCGATGTGGCCTTGCCGCGCCATTATTCGGCCGCCAACCTGGCCGGGAAAGTGGCCTGCAAAAAGGCCCTGCAGCAGGAACTCGGCCTTGAGATTGCCGCGCAGACCCCACTGGTTGCGGTGATCAGCCGGCTGGACCGGCAAAAAGGGATCGATCTTATCGAAGCGATCTGGCCGCAACTGCTCGAACGCGATCTGCAGTTTGTCCTCCTCGGTTCCGGCAATCATCAGCAGATGGAGTTCTGGCGTCGCGAGCAGGGGCGGGATTCACAGCGGGTCGCCATCAATCTGACCTTTAACGAAGGGTTGTCGCGGCGCCTCTATGCGGCGGCCGATCTGCTGCTGGTGCCGAGCCTGTATGAACCCTGCGGTTTAACCCAGATGATTGCCCTTAAATACGGTGCGCTGCCGGTGGTCCGCCGCACCGGCGGCCTGGCCGATACGGTTGTTGATCTGAGTGACAATCCGCGTCAGGGCAACGG
- a CDS encoding glycoside hydrolase family 57 protein, which translates to MPTAKQTTKTVPPLKVCILWHMHQPDYRDPISGQTLLPWTWLHGIKDYGEMLATVAETGARVTVNLVPSLLEQLERYVAGEDRDRWLEIAAQSPQALTPAERQFMVRQFFSVNEDTQIRANRRYHQLFLQRGAIPEETAADFSDQDLLDLQVWFLLAWTGSHLRRKSRLVADLLQQGENFSAEQKQELLKLCNQELNKVLETHRQLEEQGLIEISVTPYAHPILPLLCNLQTAQEPSPGLPLPAAAFRFPEDARLQIREGFKTAARLFGERPRGMWPAEGAVSVEAARLLREEGALWAATDEEILARSLDTGLGNRSLLYRIYDFEGLPLLFRDRELSDRIGFLYATWQTEEAVADLLRRLRQIADTAPGGTVAIILDGENCWERYPDNGYPFLRDFYQALQAEPRLELLRIKDALDQVETVPLARLAAGSWIRADFTTWIGHPEENLAWELLAQTRRDIIADEVTRALEKPDQPLSDLVRELLRAEGSDWFWWYGDEHVTAQADIFDRLFRLHLEGLYQLRQLPVPGRLQQAIKPVLKKATGFEPTACFTPQIDGRVGDYFEWLAAGRIDLATGGAMYSSRANLESLYFGYDDDHLYFRINEPELLKRLCRDNGFFEIRISSKQLYHLRYSFADNSLTILNESEVVGSGEAASGQVLELAAPLAALQIKVGESINLTCHAVRDGRENGRWPAEGHAGLCYRGRTLDENNWSV; encoded by the coding sequence GATGCTCGCCACTGTCGCGGAAACCGGCGCCCGGGTGACGGTTAACCTGGTTCCGTCCCTGCTTGAACAGCTGGAACGCTATGTCGCCGGAGAGGATCGTGACCGCTGGCTGGAAATAGCGGCGCAATCCCCCCAGGCTCTCACGCCGGCCGAGCGGCAGTTCATGGTCCGGCAGTTTTTTTCCGTCAATGAAGATACCCAGATCCGGGCCAATCGCCGCTATCATCAGCTGTTTCTGCAGCGCGGCGCTATCCCCGAAGAAACCGCTGCCGACTTCAGTGATCAGGATTTGCTCGATTTGCAGGTCTGGTTTCTGCTTGCCTGGACCGGTTCGCACCTGCGCCGCAAGAGCAGGCTGGTTGCCGACCTGCTGCAGCAGGGGGAGAATTTCAGCGCCGAGCAGAAGCAGGAGCTGCTCAAACTCTGCAATCAGGAACTGAACAAGGTCCTCGAAACCCACCGGCAGCTGGAAGAACAGGGGCTGATCGAGATCTCCGTGACCCCCTATGCTCATCCGATTCTGCCGCTGTTGTGCAATCTGCAGACGGCCCAGGAACCGAGCCCAGGGCTGCCGTTGCCGGCCGCCGCGTTCCGCTTTCCGGAAGATGCCCGGTTGCAGATCCGCGAAGGATTCAAAACCGCTGCCCGGCTGTTCGGTGAGCGGCCGCGCGGGATGTGGCCTGCCGAGGGCGCGGTGAGTGTTGAGGCGGCACGTCTGCTGCGTGAGGAAGGCGCGCTGTGGGCGGCCACGGACGAGGAGATCCTGGCGCGCAGCCTGGACACCGGTCTCGGCAACCGCAGCCTGCTCTATCGAATTTACGATTTTGAAGGGCTGCCGCTGTTGTTCCGGGACCGCGAGCTGTCGGACCGGATCGGTTTTCTCTATGCCACCTGGCAGACCGAGGAAGCGGTCGCGGACCTGCTGCGCCGGTTGCGACAGATTGCTGACACGGCGCCGGGCGGAACCGTGGCCATCATCCTCGACGGGGAAAACTGCTGGGAGCGCTATCCCGATAACGGCTATCCGTTTTTGCGTGATTTTTACCAGGCGCTGCAGGCCGAGCCCCGACTGGAGCTGTTGCGGATCAAAGATGCCCTGGATCAGGTGGAGACCGTCCCCTTGGCGCGGCTGGCGGCGGGCTCCTGGATTCGGGCGGATTTTACCACCTGGATTGGCCATCCCGAGGAGAACCTGGCCTGGGAGCTGCTGGCCCAGACCCGTCGTGACATCATTGCCGATGAGGTGACCCGCGCCCTCGAAAAACCAGATCAACCCTTGAGCGATCTGGTTCGTGAACTGTTGCGGGCCGAAGGGAGCGATTGGTTCTGGTGGTACGGCGACGAGCATGTGACCGCCCAGGCCGATATCTTTGACCGGCTCTTCCGCCTCCACCTGGAAGGTCTGTATCAGCTGCGCCAACTGCCGGTGCCGGGGCGGTTGCAGCAGGCAATCAAGCCGGTGCTGAAGAAAGCGACCGGGTTTGAGCCGACCGCTTGCTTTACCCCGCAGATCGACGGGCGGGTTGGTGATTATTTCGAATGGCTGGCGGCCGGGCGCATCGATCTGGCCACCGGTGGAGCCATGTATTCGAGTCGGGCCAACCTGGAATCTCTGTATTTCGGCTATGATGACGATCACCTCTATTTCCGCATCAACGAACCTGAGCTGCTTAAGCGGCTCTGTCGTGACAACGGCTTTTTCGAGATACGCATTTCCTCCAAACAGCTGTATCATTTGCGCTATAGCTTTGCCGACAATAGCCTGACGATTCTTAACGAAAGCGAGGTGGTCGGGAGCGGCGAGGCGGCTTCCGGGCAGGTTCTGGAACTGGCGGCGCCCCTTGCGGCTCTGCAGATCAAGGTCGGCGAGAGTATCAATTTGACCTGCCATGCCGTGCGTGACGGGCGCGAAAACGGGCGCTGGCCGGCGGAAGGGCATGCCGGGCTCTGCTACCGGGGGCGGACCCTCGACGAAAACAACTGGTCGGTCTGA
- a CDS encoding galactose-1-phosphate uridylyltransferase, whose protein sequence is MSELRWDPLRDNWVIMTLGKGRWPQDFIYPREVLTTKACPFCSGNESRTPPEIYAFRPGGSAPNQPGWSVRVIPNRFPALRIEGELESRAEGLYDCMNGIGAHEVIIETAEHGKTLADLTEEQITEVLKIYRGRMLDLRNDSRFRYLFICKNDGVGAASHIPHSHSQVIAVPVLPPLVETELRTSREHYERKQRCLLCDLIKQEQAAGTRVVSDDGNFIVYAPYAAQFPFGLMIAPVKHKHDFTQQSDQQLRLLAGTLRDTLRRIKAVLRDPPFSFTLHSVPPMHLRWGRQDEWARLPDQFHWHIELAPKLTRMTGFEWGSGFNINPTPPEEAAEFLRRADFSFD, encoded by the coding sequence TTGTCTGAATTACGCTGGGATCCACTGAGAGACAATTGGGTCATCATGACCCTGGGAAAGGGGCGCTGGCCACAGGATTTTATCTATCCGCGCGAAGTCCTGACCACCAAGGCCTGCCCGTTCTGCAGCGGTAACGAAAGTCGCACTCCGCCGGAAATTTATGCCTTTCGCCCCGGCGGCAGCGCCCCGAATCAGCCGGGCTGGTCGGTGCGGGTGATTCCGAACCGGTTTCCGGCCCTGCGCATCGAAGGGGAGTTGGAAAGCCGGGCCGAGGGGCTTTACGATTGCATGAACGGGATCGGCGCCCACGAAGTCATCATCGAAACCGCCGAACATGGCAAAACCCTGGCCGATTTGACGGAAGAGCAGATTACCGAAGTCCTCAAGATCTATCGTGGCCGCATGCTCGACCTGCGCAACGACAGCCGCTTCCGTTACCTGTTCATCTGCAAGAACGACGGCGTCGGTGCGGCGTCCCATATTCCTCACTCCCATTCCCAGGTGATTGCCGTGCCGGTCCTGCCGCCGCTGGTGGAGACAGAGCTGCGGACCAGCCGCGAGCACTACGAACGCAAGCAGCGTTGCCTGCTCTGCGACCTGATCAAACAGGAGCAGGCTGCGGGCACCCGGGTGGTCAGCGATGATGGCAACTTTATCGTCTATGCCCCCTATGCCGCGCAATTTCCCTTCGGGCTGATGATCGCCCCGGTCAAGCACAAACACGACTTCACCCAGCAGAGCGATCAGCAGTTGCGGTTGCTGGCCGGGACTCTGCGCGACACCCTGCGCCGGATCAAAGCGGTGCTGCGCGATCCGCCCTTTTCCTTCACCCTGCACAGTGTGCCGCCCATGCATTTGCGCTGGGGCCGACAGGATGAATGGGCGCGCCTGCCCGACCAGTTCCACTGGCATATCGAACTTGCCCCCAAGCTGACCCGGATGACCGGGTTTGAATGGGGCTCCGGTTTCAACATTAATCCGACTCCGCCGGAAGAGGCCGCCGAATTCCTCCGGCGTGCCGATTTCAGCTTTGATTGA